One segment of Porticoccus hydrocarbonoclasticus MCTG13d DNA contains the following:
- the fdxA gene encoding ferredoxin FdxA — MTFVVGDNCIKCKHTDCVEVCPVDCFYEGPNFLVIHPDECIDCALCEPECPVDAIFSEDELPADQQVYLELNAELAEVWPNITEKKDALPDAEEWDGVPDKLQYLER, encoded by the coding sequence ATGACTTTTGTTGTCGGCGATAACTGCATCAAATGCAAACACACTGACTGTGTTGAAGTTTGCCCGGTGGACTGCTTTTACGAGGGCCCTAATTTTCTGGTCATCCACCCGGACGAGTGTATTGACTGCGCACTCTGCGAACCGGAATGTCCGGTGGATGCGATTTTTTCCGAAGATGAATTGCCCGCCGATCAGCAGGTATATCTGGAACTGAATGCTGAACTGGCAGAGGTGTGGCCAAATATCACTGAAAAGAAAGATGCGCTGCCAGACGCCGAAGAGTGGGACGGGGTACCCGACAAATTACAATACCTGGAGCGCTGA